The following are encoded in a window of Oreochromis aureus strain Israel breed Guangdong linkage group 10, ZZ_aureus, whole genome shotgun sequence genomic DNA:
- the camlg gene encoding calcium signal-modulating cyclophilin ligand: MESGEASEEKTGSMSAAQKRAEIRRKRLLMNSEDRMNRIVGITKNEPENNGASRRPAEPRFHLPLEPWSTASSSPRPSPGIGSHSHSSTPERRGSPLPELSSEPPGGSSEDDIGGVRRRPRGERPSDDVSGSPRPGFLSASYLSRFDDAMKLRGQLANEKPAEDGGSDSEEFDPFRVFRLIGSVLLAVFVRVFVCKYLSIFAPFLTLELAYMGLSKYFPKVEKKTQTTVLTAALLLSGIPAEVINRSMDTYRRMGDVFADLCVYFFTFILSHEILLLIGSETP, encoded by the exons ATGGAGTCCGGGGAGGCCAGCGAGGAGAAGACGGGCTCCATGTCGGCGGCGCAGAAGAGAGCGGAGATCCGGAGGAAAAGGCTGCTCATGAATTCAGAGGACAGGATGAACAGGATCGTGGGAATCACCAAAAACGAGCCTGAAAATAACG GAGCGTCACGGCGTCCCGCAGAACCCCGGTTCCATCTGCCTCTAGAGCCATGGTCCACTGCCTCATCTTCTCCCAGACCGTCTCCAGGGATTGGCAGTCACTCCCACAGCTCCACACCGGAGAGGAGAGGCTCACCCCTGCCAGAGCTCTCCAGTGAGCCACCTGGAGGATCCTCGGAAGATGATATCGGAGGAGTCCGGCGGAGACCGAGGGGCGAGCGGCCGTCAGATGATGTCAGTGGCTCTCCTCGTCCAGGCTTTCTCTCTGCATCCTACCTGTCTCGTTTTGATGATGCCATGAAGCTTCGGGGTCAGCTGGCCAATGAAAAGCCGGCCGAGGACGGAGGGTCAGACTCAGAGGAGTTTGATCCCTTCAGGGTCTTCAGGCTCATCGGCAGCGTCCTCCTTGCTGTTTTTGTCAGGGTTTTTGTCTGCAAGTATCTG tcaATATTTGCTCCATTTCTGACACTTGAACTGGCCTACATGGGGTTGTCCAAATACTTTCCAAAG GTAGAGAAGAAGACCCAGACCACTGTGCTAACTGCTGCCCTGTTACTGTCCGGCATCCCTGCCGAGGTCATTAATCGCTCCATGGACACCTACAGGAGGATGGGTGACGTCTTCGCTGACCTCTGTGTCTACTTCTTCACCTTCATCCTCTCACATGAGATACTGCTCCTCATTGGCTCAGAGACTCCCTGA